In Argopecten irradians isolate NY chromosome 11, Ai_NY, whole genome shotgun sequence, one DNA window encodes the following:
- the LOC138334418 gene encoding DNA ligase 1-like has product MKMLETKILEMKMLETKILEMKMLETKILEMKMLETKILEMKMLETKMLETKMLETKILEMKMLETKILEMKMLETKILEMKMLETKILEMKMLETKILEMKMLETKILEMKMLETKILEMKMLETKILEMKMLETKILEMKMLERSRDEDSRDEDARDKDSRDEDARDKDSRDEDARDKDSRDEDARETKILEMKMLETKILEMKMLETKILETKF; this is encoded by the coding sequence ATGAAGATGCTAGAGACAAAGATTCTAGAGATGAAGATGCTAGAGACAAAGATTCTAGAGATGAAGATGCTAGAGACAAAGATTCTAGAGATGAAGATGCTAGAGACAAAGATTCTAGAGATGAAGATGCTAGAGACAAAGATGCTAGAGACAAAGATGCTAGAGACAAAGATTCTAGAGATGAAGATGCTAGAGACAAAGATTCTAGAGATGAAGATGCTAGAGACAAAGATTCTAGAGATGAAGATGCTAGAGACAAAGATTCTAGAGATGAAGATGCTAGAGACAAAGATTCTAGAGATGAAGATGCTAGAGACAAAGATTCTAGAGATGAAGATGCTAGAGACAAAGATTCTAGAGATGAAGATGCTAGAGACAAAGATTCTAGAGATGAAGATGCTAGAGACAAAGATTCTAGAGATGAAGATGCTAGAGAGATCTAGAGATGAAGATTCTAGAGATGAAGATGCTAGAGACAAAGATTCTAGAGATGAAGATGCTAGAGACAAAGATTCTAGAGATGAAGATGCTAGAGACAAAGATTCTAGAGATGAAGATGCTAGAGAGACAAAGATTCTAGAGATGAAGATGCTAGAGACAAAGATTCTAGAGATGAAGATGCTAGAGACAAAGATTCTAGAGACAAAATTCTAA